The stretch of DNA GTAATCCGCATAGAGATATTATAAAACATAGCACCTAGAACCATAATTGTCAAAGTTAGTCTCAACATAAAATAAGTTGTGGCCTATAGGCCTGTATGGCTGGGCTATCactggcagtgtgtttcactggcTATAAACTGTCAGTCTACTGTAGTGTGTATCAGGCTACTTGATTTACTATCAATTTTGGCTCAACATTAATGAATCCACCAACCAGCCCTTGTTCATTTTAAATCTTTGGGTGAATCACTTTGTGTTTGGaataggggtggggtggggcgtATTGAATACATGGTTATTATTTTGTGTTACAACTGAGTGTCCCTTTTTCAGAAATGAACAATTTTGTGATATGAGTGTCATACCTATTGAGGAACAATGTTATTACTAACCAAACTAGGCCACCGTGGGTGGAGATTTGGGTTGCATTGTGTTGAGTTGGGCAATGTGGGgcgtgcggtgcggtgtggtgtggtgtgaatCAGTGACTGGTCACTGCTTGGGTGCGATGAGGCTTTGGTAGAGCGGCTTGACGATGATGTGCAGATGGAGTGAGCCATTGGTGAGGTACTCAGAGCTGCGGCGTTGGAGATCGGTGCCGGCCAGGAAGTCGCCGATCTCCTCCGTGCTCTGGTGGAAGTTGTAGACGTGGCGCACCACCATCTTCCCCTGCCAccgcaccaccaccagcagcgtCTTCTGGAAGCTCACGCCGGCCATGTCGGCGCTGGACGTTGCCGGGGTGACGATGATGCGCGGACGTCCGACGTCGGGCCTCGGCGGCGGCTGCATGGAGCCCTGCTCGCCGAACGCCGGCCGCAGGCTCAGTGGCAGCCAGCGTGGCGAGAAGAGCGCGTTCCAGGTGACGCGCTTGCCCGCGTCGTGTCCGCTGGGGCCCAGCTGCGTCTGGAAGCTGGCGCTGCGGTCATCGCGCGCCGGGTTGCTGATGACCCATGGCGCGCCCCACGCCGACGCCAGGTAGTTGCGCGGCGTGAACAGGCTGCAGTTGACGTCGAAGAACTTGGCCAGCTGCAGCGGCGACGCCGAGTGGAACTGATAGGACATGTAGAGCAGGTCGCGCACCGACTCGCCGTAGCGGCGGAGGGCCCGCGACTCCCGCTGCAGCTGGAAGAGCTCGCGCGGTGCCATCATGGCGTAGCGGATCGAGCGCAGCGCGTTCTCAGCGGTCAGCCCGTCCGGCTTCTGCCTCGCCAGCCAGGTCTCCACGGCCTCGAACAGCTCCAGCTCGCTCTGCAGCACCAGGTCAGAGCGCTGCAGCAGAGTCAACAGCAAGGGGGCGCTCACGCTCGGCCACTCGCGGCTGCGCAGCACCGACGACAGGTTCCACGTCAGGTACTGCAGGCAGCTGTCACGCAGCGCCTCGTCGCCTGAGCGCTCGGCGTACTCGTACCAGCTGACTGCGCGTCCGCTGCGCGGAGGGTCGCCCGCCAGGTTCTCGCTCATGTACTGGCTCAGGCCCTGCCGCAGGACCGTCACATTGTACTTGGTGGCCAGGCGATGCAAGGTGGTGGCCTGGTCCACACGGACAGCGATCTCACCGCAGTACAGGTATCTGGACAGGGGCagcagaagaggggaggagagtggACATTACTAACCTGGACAAACCACACTCTGAGGAAGGCCTAGAGGGCTGAAACTGGTTGCCGATTTTACTTGTATAACTTTATCCTTGTCTCCATGTAAGTGTGCCTGAAGTCAGCCAAGAAGCCTTGTTGGTTCAACAATACTATTAATCTAccattatagtaggctactgtttCACAGTGGCTATACGACTAGTCTAAAGTACGAAAATACTTCGATAATATATTTAGATAATAGAAATTATTATAGGATAAAGGATAACAGCATTATAATAGCATATAGTATATAGTGTGAGTCTGGAGTGGGATAATGCAAGCCACattatttataatatatttatatttagcaATACCTTCTACCATTCTCTTATCAGGATCAGTATCTGTAGTAGTGCAGTAGTTTAATGCTATTATTAGTAAATGTCCTGAGTGGCTTAATCAAAACAATGTTACTAATCAGAATCTTCTCACATTAGTAAGCATGACTAAGGAGTGAAATCAACTGCATAAAAGCACAATCATTACAGAGAACAAGATGGCCGCTGGCTCTGGTGAAGATTTGGTCTTTATCTGGAAATCAACTGAATCAGAGTCAGCAGGAAGTCATTCTGTCAGTCTGAAACTGTCAGGGGAACCATTCACTTCTAGTTACATAAGGTAGACTGTGAGAGCAGATCACCAGAGCTGGCAGCTCTAGGTCTTGAGTGAGTGCTTCTCAGTCTCCTGCACCATCTGATCAACAGtactgcatacatacatacaacatgccaacatgcatacatacataaatatataactgtacatgtatacataaacatatataatctatatataatatatatatatatatatatatatatatatatatatatatatatatatatatatatataatatatatatatactgtagatatactgtacatactgtatatacatacatacaattatgtatatatgtatgtgcagtatgttctgcacatacacacatatattcataaatacagacatatagacacacatagtaacatacatacacacatatatcagaatacacatacatgcatgatTATAATTGTAAATATGAGTGCAGTTTTATTATGTTGACACAATGTTGCATCGTCGAGCAGGTCACTTTTACTATTGCTTTTACTATTGCTGCTGTCAAGACAAATCCGCCTCTGCTCTGTTTGTCTCTTGACACCACCAGCCAGTTGGAGCACCACGTGCAGGTCACAGCGGGTCACTGTGAATGGAAATGTCATACGTGTGATCTGGGGGCTGGCGTCCCATGGTTCCTTTCTGTGTCCCTGGCCTCTTTATTCTGCTCCTGTTGGCCCACTCGCTCCGCACCTGACGACCCAGGTGCCCACTCCTATTCTAAGCATGCACCGAGTGTCTGAAAAGGGCTCTATAAATAAAATGGAGTATTTTTGTAATGAATGTGTGTCTATCACATAAGGCGCAGACCAACAGCgtgatgtaagaaatgcagtgtgtTGACCTGatatgaaccccccccccccccccccccctccaacacacacacacacacacacacacacacaccacacacacacacacaccggattGCACAGCGTTTACGGTTGGGCCATATTGCGGTGCTATTTTGGGTGCTTTATTCAGCATCAAAGGAACAGTGTTGTTTCCTACAAAAGGAACAAGATTCTTTTATATGCCTTCAACAAACCACATCACATGGCCGTTCTTCTGATTTCATGTCAAGTGCATTACTTTTCTCCTCGAACATGATGTCACTGTCCCCCTATGCTGTTACTAATAAATGTAATTTGCACCCTAATAAGGTTCACAGTGATCAATATGTGCTGTGCCTCTATCTCTGGCAGACTGCAAGTACTGTACATTGATCTGCCTGGGTACTGGAGCACTAGGCTGGTGTTTCCAATTTTGTCCACTAGAGGGCGGCATTTCCATACCACAGAGGCCTTCATGCTGCCAACTCTGCTACTGTAAGGACATGTGATTTGGCATCAGTTCATAGCACCTGATGGAGCCAATGTAACGTGAGATATAAACAAGAGAGTCTTGTTTCTTTTAGAGCATGGGTGGTGACTGGATGGAATATATAGACGTGTATGTATGATCACTATATTGTCACAAATGTACTTCACAACTTTGTATACCAACAGACATTGTTGTCCTGTCCTGTTTAAGGGAATATGTGATACTTTTCCAtgtaccactctctctctctctctctctctctctctctctctctctctctctctctctctctctctctctccttttcttctctctatgCCCTTTCTATTCTCTGCTTTTTTATCCTCTGTAATCCTTATTTGACAACCCATAAgtctctccctcatcctcctATTTTTCTCACAgtcatgtctttctttttctctcccccccccccttcactctctttcttccctgCTACAAAGCATCAAGTAATcctctgaggacacacacacacacacacagacacacacacacacacacacacacgcacatgcacatacacacacacacacacacacacacacacacgcacacgcacatgcacatacacacacacacacacacacacgcacacacacacacacacacgcacacacgcacacatgcacgcacgcacgcacacacacacacacacacacacacacacacactcctctctctctccctcactccctttgCTGCCCTCACACTTGCCTCTCCTTTCACATTGTTTTAATTACCTCTTCACCTAAATCCACTACAGTAGTCTGCCACCTCCTCAgtttctacctctctctctctctctctctctctctctctctcttctctcctcttctctcctgatGAAAAACGACTACACTGTCCTGGATGACCAGCAAGTGGCCGATAGAATCCCTTTCccaccttcctcctctctctctctctctctctccctctctctccctctccctctctctctttgcccatTCTAGCCGCATCTCACCTGATGAACTTGTCGAAGACGGCCACACTCTCAGCGCTCTCCGTGATCACCAGTGTGTCactcccagcagcagcagcacccgcGGTGCTGTTCTCCAGCATCTCCTGGAAGACGGAGCTCTGCAGCGCCAGCACCAGGCGGTGGGCCTGGATCTCGCGCACATCGGCCGCGCCGGCCGCCTCCAGCCGCAGCGTCACGTCGCTGCCGTTGCCTTGCTCAAACAGCTCGGCCAGACGCAAGACCAGCTTCACCGAGTGGTCAATGCCGAAGGCCACGCCGTTGCCGTTACCGTTACCGTTGCTGTTAccgttgatgatgatgacgtcCGGCAAGCCGTCTCCTGCAGTTACGAATAAGaaatagcagagagagagagagttagagtggcagatagagaaagagacagaaagagagaaagatagagagaaagagagtttgaGATGGGGAGAAGACAAGAGGTAGATTCTTCAATATAGAACATGGGAGAGTGGGGTGTGCTGGCTGCATGAATATGAAGCAAAGAGGACCCCTTACTCTActtattatttaaaaaaggaCAGCATGCTCAAATGCTCTGTCCAATGAGAAAGTAAAGTGTACACAATTGACTCCAAGTGAGCACCAATTGAGCCATTGGTAAGGAAGGAAAAAGAcaggaagtggagagagagaatgaatgaaaagAGGAAGCTGTTGGGTGACTGACTTCAAGCAGGAAGGAATGAACCAAGAAGATGGAATGGATGATGTAAGAGGGGGTGGGTGACATGAGATGCTGAGTGACAGATGGAAGGAAACAAAGACCTGAGGAGGtctggggaaagagagagagagggagagataaaagCAATAAGAGGTGGGGATGAGagtgggagggaaagagagagagatgagaaagagagagagatggagagagagagagagagagtgggatggTGAGGTGGgtgaaagtgaaagagaaacaTGAGAGATGAAAATGGATAAAGAGCAAAAGGAAATGGAGCCAacagtgatggagagagggatagagagagggatggggagggatggagagagggatggggagggatagagagagggatggggagggatggagagagagggatagagagagggatggggaggtatggagagagggatggggagggacagagagagagggatgggttgAGCTATTATAGACATTAAGATATCAAAGATGAGGTACAAAAAAGAagacaattaaaaaaaagaggaaacaaGAATAGATATATGTCGAACAGGATGCTTAGGAACAGTGGGCACAGATGTCTAAAATCAAGAAAAAAAGACACCCCCACAAAATCAGGGCGAAAAAAGAGGAAACAAGAATAGATGGGTTAGGATGCTAAGGAACGGTGAGTGCAGATGTCTAAAATCAGAGGACTGACTCAGATGCCATGGGTCAGATGTATCGATCAGGCAGATTTTTTTTACACAGCCACTGTTTTCCGGACAGCTTTTCTTCTGCCTGCAGGCTTTAATTAAAGCCATCGACTGGAAATTAATTTGGCTGCTTAATTATCTAGGTTAATAGACCTTCAGTAATTAGCACATCGATGATACCAGTATATCCATAGAGTTGTCTACATAgggtatataagtatatatactcttttaggGTTGCCTTTCATGCACAGCCTATATGGATGTTCCTCCACAGGTACTCATTTTTAAAGTAAACTCGAGTCTTGCTAATGTAAAACTCTAGATATGACACCTTCCCATAAATTTCTATGAGCCCAAAGTAGTACTGGTCAAAATTTgactgcattttgtgtgtgtgtgtgtgtgcgtgtatgtgtgtgagagagagagagagcgagagagagagagagttaagtaTAACTCTATGTAAATAATTGAGACTGGACAAATTAGCCTATATCATGTAGCATCACAGGGCACTTCAGAGATAAAGCCTATTCTACCAGCATTCCTGCCGTATGCACAGCAGTGCACAACATCTGTTCACGAATATAGAACTCCACAAAATGAACTACAAAACTAAAACACTACAAAATAAACCAGCATTTTCATTTGTCAGCAGCccatgtctgtgaagacatttCATGCAATGTCAGGATCCTGATTACCTTGCCCTATCTGTCACCCCAAGTGAGGAATTCCCTGCATGTATCCAGTCACTATCATCCTCCATACCTGCCGCTCTCAGCGGCTGGGCGTGCCCAGGCAGGTCACCCCTCACCTGGGCAGAGAGGACAGCAGAGCAGCCTTACCTTCCCCAGACATCCGTTGGGCCAGACATGCAGCACTCCACAGGACCACTGGCCACAACAGCCCACAGAGTCGCTGCCCCAGCACTTCAAAcatctttcctcttctcttctcttctcttctcttctcttctcttctcttctgctctcttccACTTGTTTTTAATTCACTCTTCCACTTCAATTCCTCTCTGGTGTGTCTTTCCACCTGCTCCTCCGATTACGCCtgattttcctctctctcttcctcgtcctcctcttccttcttaGCTTCCGAGAAGTCTTCAAAGCCCtccaagtgtgtgcgtgtgtgtgtctgtctgtctatctggtgtgtgtactgcactggtGTGCTGTGTGGTAGTTGGTTCTGTTGGGGCTGGAAGGGTGACAGCTGCATTTAGGGCAGTGGGATCTTATGGGACACAACTAGCCCTGATGATACCCCATTGATTGGTGCTCAGCTGTAgaagcgtatgtgtgtgtgtgtgtttctatgtttgggggtggggggggggggggtgctatgACAATTGCTTGGGATTTCTGGACCTaagtgtatttgagtgtgtgtttgtgtgtgtgtgtgtatgtgtgtataagcaCTGGCCAATATTAATGATCTCTCACTGTGAGCAGTGATCAAAACATTGATGTGGGGTACTGCAACTGACATTCTATTCAGATCAGCTGGCTGACATCCACACGGGGACAACTTATAGAAGAACTGACAGCAGCCTATCAGAtgcatcccctctctctctccctctgtgtgtgtgtgtgcatctgtgaggCAAGAGCCCATTTAATTAGAAATGGCAAAGGCCAAAAATCAATCGCCCACTCACCCTGATAGGTGTCCCAcatgtgtgcaagtgtgaaTCACACCTCTGAAAAGAAATcgtgcgatgtgtgtgtgtgtgtgcgcgcacgtgtgcgtgtatgtgtgtgtccacaccaGTCTGATGCGCACGTGAACTACAACATCTATCAAGCTTCAGGATTAAAATAGACACGACACGACCATCAGTAATCAATATCAGTAACTTTAATTACCAATAAACTAACTTCAGACTAGAGAATGTCCCTTTGATTTCCGCATTGACCTCATtattgtgtgaagtgtgtgtgtgtgtgtgtatgtgtgtggggagtgtgtgtgtgtgtgtgtgtgtgtgtaagagagagtgtgtgtgagtgtgtatttgtgtggggagtgtgtgtgtgtgtgtgtgtgtgtgtgtgtgtgtacgtgagcgcctgtgtgtgtgcatgtgtgcgtgtgagagccAGATCTCAGCAGATGGGCAGCCTCAGTCACGAGCGCGAGCGGTCAGTCAATGCTGACCCATGTCTGGCCGGCCAGTAGTAGCATTGATCCTGCGTGATGGAAAGACCAGCGCTAGTGATACAGTAACCCCGATGGTGGCACCGCACGTTTCCTTTCTGTGTCAGTGAGGGACCGTGAGGGAGGGGCTGGGGTGATGGAGTGCATAAGCcggtgatacacacacagacagtggtCTAGTGCTTGCGTTGtatgatggatggatgaatggatatgTGCAACACATAtcgatggatgaatggatgtgCAATACATAGGGCCCTacttcatacacacatagacagtgaTCTAGTGCTTGCATTGTATGGATGAATGGATATACCCAATACATAGAGCCATaattcatacacacatagacagtggTCTAGTGCTTGCATAACAGGATCAGTGGCATTTTTCAAGGTCATACTGTAAATAGGCATTGCACACTATGCCCACATATTGATATTAGTGACGACCCTGAGGCTTCATTACATTATTCATTATGTGTCTTGCACTGTATCAGATCAGCTGTAGCATTATCTTGAAATAAGAGTTTTCCATCTCTTGTTCTCCTTTACATttgcatgtattcatttagcagatcaTTTTATTAGCAACATACAGAAAGAGAATAACATTTTAGAAGACCCctgcccccctacacacacacacacacacacacacactcacattttgATTGCTTGCAGTTGCTAACATTGTCCACAAGAGGACAGCTTTGCTATGCTggacaaaatgtttttttcctctttttttttgagCCATTAACAGATTTGATCCTTTGTTCAGATGGACTCTGGAGACCCCCTGGTCAGAATGCTTTGATTCCAGCCCTCCCCTAATGCGACTCAAGTGACTGTTATTAGCCTAATTAATGCATAGTGATGCCGTGGAGGATTAAGTGCACACGAGCTGTGACGACTATCTAACCTTTCAAATAACCAGATAGACACTCTCAACAAGTTTGACCTGCTCATCATAGGCAACAATCGGGTGTTATATTGAAGTTAAAGACACCATGGCATCTTAATTTTTCCTTGGTTTTATggctttcattctctctctctctctctctctctctctctgtcttttccctTTCTTGTAATTCCACCTATGTCATCTATTTTAAGCCCCAAAAGTTTCAAACCTGAAAGGACATCACCAGAGGCTCTTTCCACCTCTCAGAAACTCAACTCTGAGTCTGAGTTTGTGTTGGCACTGCTTCCTTGTGTCAGTTTGACCATGAGCAATTATGAGCGAGTGCTCGGTGTTCTGGAAGGAAaatggtgctgtgctgtgggtgtggtgtgtcatttttttttcttttttttttcacgctACAACTTGAAgctggagcagagagagagagagcaaaaaaaaagaaaggttaatctctgtgtgtgaaaaaagacagacattTAGAGCGAACCAGTATTGCAGTGACACTTCTAGGCAGCACACCAAGTTCATCTGctccctctgtgtctgtgtcacatATCGTTTATCCCTGAAATTATGTAACTTAGAATGCATCTGGCAGTGAAACTTGGTGCGAGACAACGGCTAACTTGGCACAACAGTCATTTTGTCAAAGCCCTAGCAACAGCTTGTGGTGTAACACATTGTTTGCACATTAATGTAAAACAAATACTTGCTTTTGCAATCAGTATTGAATAATGAAGGGTTTTGCGCTGCATAGATGAACAGAAGGAAACAGGGCAGCAGGAAGGCAAAAGTGTTGTTCACTACATATGAACATGCCACTCACTAATCactaatttacacacacacagacatacacatgcacgcacacacacacacacacacacacatgcacgcgcacacacaaacacacacacatgcacacacacacacacacacatatacacacacatgcacgcacacacacacacgcacgcacatacagacacacacacacacactaatgcacacacacacacactaatgcacacacacacacacactaatgcacacacacacacacacacaactaatgcacacacacacacacacacactaatgcagacacacacacacacacacacactaatgcagacacacacacacacacactaatgcacacacacacacacactaatgcagacacacacacactaatgcagacacacacacacacactaatgcacacacacacacacacacacacacacacacacacacactaatgcagacacacacaactaatgcagacacacacacacacacacacacacactaatgcacacacacacacacacaactaatgcacacacacacacactaatgcacacacacacacacacacacacactaatgcacacacacacacacacactaatgcacacacacacacacacacacactaatgcagacacacacacacacacacacacacacacacacacactaatgcacacacacacacacacactaatgcagacacacacacacacacacacacacacacactaatgcagacacacacacacacacacacacacactaatgcacacacacacacacacacacacacacgcacgcacatacagacacacacacacacactaatgcacacacacacacactaatgcacacacacacacacactaatgcacacacacacacacacacaactaatgcacacacacacacacacacactaatgcagacacacacacacacacacacactaatgcagacacacacacacacacactaatgcacacacacacacacactaatgcagacacacacacacacactaatgcacacacacacacactaatgcagacacacacacacacactaatgcacacacacacacacacacacacacacacacacacacactaatgcagacacacacaactaatgcagacacacacacacacacacacacacactaatgcacacacacacacacacaactaatgcacacacacacacactaatgcacacacacacacacacacacacactaatgcacacacacacacacacactaatgcacacacacacacacacacacactaatgcagacacacacacacacacacacacacacacacacactaatgcacacacacacacacacactaatgcagacacacacacacacacacacacacacacactaatgcagacacacacacacacacacacacacacacacacacacactaatgcacacacacacacacacacacactaatgcagacACACgcttacatgcacatgcatgcaacTACCAAACAGACACATAGAATTGCAACAGAAATACTGCTGGAGTTACACTTTATCTCCAGACAGCCAGTGAGTTCACCGGGTCGTTGGTCAGttgtaaagaactttgttggcgttgcatcggttgtggagacacagctgtgcgcagtttcacgcgagtcatcattgcccttggacattttcagtcggttggaaattggactaattttatttttaatttttatttattttatttattaatttgtttgttgtatgtcttgtatgtcttggtgtcacgggtacgctggcgactacgtcGCTTCTTCCGgcatctattgtctttgttagtctgtgtcaatgacaatgtcttatatgtggagcgctttgggttgcactctgtgcatgttaaatgcgctatacaaataaatccgacttgacttgacttgacttgactttaagtttgaaaaaaaaaaaaaaactttggctTGGAGTTCTGTGATAACAACTTATCATAACTCATATCACTCCCAAGTTCCAAATCCATTTGTTTTTCCCCAGTGGGTAATGAATGGTGTCCTTGCTTTAACCTCATACAAAATAACATAGCCTTGTATATTCTCTTCATATAAATTACAAGAATGGAGACTCATTTTAGGTGATAATCTTAAGAAgccattgttttttctttctttctggaattcttttttttttttttggagtggTAATATGTGCTGCGCCATCACTAAATTATCTGTGGAGTCGACGGGATTGAAGTGATTTCTACAGATTCTGTAACAGTTTAGATAAATGGCAGTTGAACCGAACGTAGCAGGGTGGTTAAAAATAGCTTTATGTACGCAAGCCAAGAAAGGTGTCAAGTGACACATAGCCAGATGTTTGTGTGAGGCTTTTTGCAGGGTatatcatgaacacacacacacacacacacacacacacacacacacacatacacacaaacacacacacacagtcatgcaggATAATAAACATTTCCAAACATGTGACCACATATGATCACAGACACACCCTCATATGCACAATATActcaatgcaaacacacatcttcccctcctctcttttccaacctctcttccacctctcccttccctcgcccaaaccccccccccccctcggacCCTTCTGTTTGAACAGGACCCGATCCAAGGAGATATGGTGCAGTGTGAGAGTGCCAAGCAGCATCACTGATGAGTGGGAAATGGAAAATCATGGAGAGCCACGTTGTCCctccctaccaccaccaccccactccCTTCTCCCTTGGGCACAGccgtttgggggggggggggtcgtcgaTTATGGCTCTGATCCCCCCCAGGGGAGGCTACACCAGAGCCCTGGTCTGCCAAAACGGATATCGCTCTAATTTAAGCACGGCGGTGGTCCGCGCGGTTTGTTTTCGTCGAGTCGTGAGTTGTTTCAACATGAGGTAAGTATCTCGAGAATGTGCGCGTgagcgggggagagagagtgataaagggatttgtttgtttgatgtgGTGGGCGGGCAGGCGGACGGACGAGCTGGCGGGCGGACGAGCTGGCGCGCTGCAGTATGTGGTGATGCACAGCAGGCCAGAGGTGACCAACAGAAGCCTGACCCGACTGTAAAACACCTGCTCATTGTAATTAGTGTCAAAGTAAATGATGACGGAACATGGGAGAGACGCAGTTTGGTCAGTGGGTGGCTGGACGACTCCCCGCTGTGGGAGTTTGTGGAAAACCTATTTAATATCCTCCTGAAGAAAAGGCTCCCTGTGGTATCCatcagaaataaaaacaaatcattGAAATATAGTTCTCTGAAAAATAATATTAGTCAAGGCACACAATGTTTCACAGACTCACACAAATTCTCACTAACACACCACACCATCAACTCactcaacacatgcacacacacattaatgcacacacacagacacacacacacactcacatgttcaCACCCACTAATCCAATTTGATACTCTACCCTCACTCACTGGTTGATTCAGCCTTTCTTCTaccctccacccacacacacacacacatagcatgcccctcacacacacacacacaccaagacacacatgcacacacacagacacacacacacacacacacacacacacatgcacacacacacacacgcaaacacacacacacacacgcacacacacacatgcacacacacacacgcaaacacacacacacacgcac from Alosa sapidissima isolate fAloSap1 chromosome 24, fAloSap1.pri, whole genome shotgun sequence encodes:
- the LOC121700725 gene encoding BTB/POZ domain-containing protein 17 is translated as MSGEGDGLPDVIIINGNSNGNGNGNGVAFGIDHSVKLVLRLAELFEQGNGSDVTLRLEAAGAADVREIQAHRLVLALQSSVFQEMLENSTAGAAAAGSDTLVITESAESVAVFDKFIRYLYCGEIAVRVDQATTLHRLATKYNVTVLRQGLSQYMSENLAGDPPRSGRAVSWYEYAERSGDEALRDSCLQYLTWNLSSVLRSREWPSVSAPLLLTLLQRSDLVLQSELELFEAVETWLARQKPDGLTAENALRSIRYAMMAPRELFQLQRESRALRRYGESVRDLLYMSYQFHSASPLQLAKFFDVNCSLFTPRNYLASAWGAPWVISNPARDDRSASFQTQLGPSGHDAGKRVTWNALFSPRWLPLSLRPAFGEQGSMQPPPRPDVGRPRIIVTPATSSADMAGVSFQKTLLVVVRWQGKMVVRHVYNFHQSTEEIGDFLAGTDLQRRSSEYLTNGSLHLHIIVKPLYQSLIAPKQ